TATTGGATATAGAGCAGGAGTATATTGACAGTGTTTTTTCTGAAGTTATTGAGAGCTGGCATCCTGACTGGGACAGAACAGGAATTATGATGAAAGAGAATGCAGTGAAAAAATTTGTAAGTTCGGATGAGTCTTTATGGAGAAGCCTTACGAATCTTTATAACAGAAGAATAGACGAAAGTATCTCCAGAACATCAGATTTTCTTTTAAGCTTAAGCCTTAAAGAACTGATCTATGAACTGATGAAGACCAATGCCAAACATATTCTGCTGCAAACTGATAAAGCTGAAAATATGCAAAACGGACTTCAGGAGGTGGTTCATTACATCAAACAGAACTACAAAGAACCTATTACGATAAAAAAGCTGGCCGGGGTTGCAGGAATGAGCGAAGCGAATCTGTTTAAAAAGTTTAAACATTCTTACAACTGTACTCCTGTAGAATATATTATTCAATTAAGAATAGAACATGCTAAGCAGTTATTGATCAGTAACCCGGAAATTGGGATTAAAAATATATGTTTCGAATCCGGATTTAATACGCTGGAATATTTTTACAGAAAATTCACTCAGATCACCGGAAAATCTCCGAAAAAATTCAAAATAAATTAAATCTGTAAAAGAAGCCTTCATGATGAACATCAAAAAAGTTTTCACGATTGTAAGCTTTCTGGTATGCTGCCTTTTTCAGGCACAAACCCTTCATTTGTATGGAGGCGCTGATCAGAATCAATATTTGGGATGTTTAAATTGTGATACTTTTGATAAAAACTCAGTCTGGAACAAGTATAGTGATTATGGGAATGCATTCAGTTCAAAATCGATCTGGAATTCTTATGGAAATTATGGAAGCTCTTACAGCACTTATTCGCCATGGAGCAGCTATGCGTCCTACCCTCCCGCTATTGTTGATCAGGATGGCAACTTCTATGGATATCTTACTCTAAATACCTATAAATCTGAAAGGTCAGAACTGGAACTGGCTATCATTTTATGTAAATACCATGAAGATATCAAAACAGATATTGACAGATGGT
This genomic window from Chryseobacterium sp. MEBOG06 contains:
- a CDS encoding helix-turn-helix domain-containing protein, giving the protein MEKIEERTVFSIPFGELNVFETNVVCHDFPFFFEKPVITLMLSGNKIIRSEEETFEFNERSVFIPPCNKELSIDIHPVFREPTKCLVLDIEQEYIDSVFSEVIESWHPDWDRTGIMMKENAVKKFVSSDESLWRSLTNLYNRRIDESISRTSDFLLSLSLKELIYELMKTNAKHILLQTDKAENMQNGLQEVVHYIKQNYKEPITIKKLAGVAGMSEANLFKKFKHSYNCTPVEYIIQLRIEHAKQLLISNPEIGIKNICFESGFNTLEYFYRKFTQITGKSPKKFKIN